A stretch of the Lactuca sativa cultivar Salinas chromosome 9, Lsat_Salinas_v11, whole genome shotgun sequence genome encodes the following:
- the LOC111921280 gene encoding probable glucan 1,3-beta-glucosidase A, whose translation MKITHSKSQLLGIVSVFAMFIFSNGRTINSNNELIRAVNLGGWLVAEGWMKPSLFDSIPNKDFLDGVALQFKSVTTGKFLAAELGGGSIIVANRTSASGWETFRLWRINETSFHVRVFSKQFLEIESMGAKVVATSTDSETSGIFQIIRKSDDPSRVRIKAPNGLFLQAKTEDLVTADSNGNGQWGNNDPSVFEMTIGQGFQGEYQVTNGYGPLKAPKIMKDHWDTFIVEKDFSFIADSGLNAVRIPVGWWTAKDPTPPKPYVGGSLEVLDRAFLWAKKYNLKVILDLHAAPGSQNGFEHSSTRDGSVEWGQTDESIEESVRVIEFYTARYATNPSLYAVELINEPNAFGVSLSVLTKFYNDAYTVVRRHAPNAFVILSNRLSGEPKELFPLASGMKDVVIDVHYYNLFWDIFNDMTIDQNIDFIKTNRSAELQDITTSNGPLTFVGEWVAEWQVRGATKEDYQRFSEAQLQVWGQASFGWAYWSLKNINNNWSMDWMIKNGYINL comes from the exons ATGAAGATTACTCATTCAAAAAGTCAACTACTGGGGATTGTTTCTGTGTTTGCTATGTTCATCTTCTCCAATGGGAGAACCATCAACTCAAACAATGAGTTGATCAGAGCCGTTAATCTTGGAGGCTGGCTCGTTGCTGAAGGCTGGATGAAACCTTCTCTCTTTGATTCCATCCCAAACAAAGATTTCTTG GATGGAGTTGCACTTCAGTTTAAATCAGTCACAACCGGAAAATTCCTTGCTGCAGAGCTCGGCGGTGGTTCAATCATCGTCGCCAACCGTACATCTGCTTCCGGATGGGAAACTTTTCGG TTATGGAGGATCAATGAGACCAGTTTTCACGTAAGAGTGTTCAGCAAACAGTTTCTAGAAATTGAATCGATGGGAGCCAAAGTGGTCGCTACTTCTACAGATTCTGAAACATCTGGGATTTTCCAGATTATTAGAAAATCTGATGATCCAAGTCGTGTTCGGATCAAAGCACCAAATGGGTTGTTCTTGCAG GCAAAAACCGAAGACCTTGTTACAGCTGATTCAAATGGAAATGGACAATGGGGAAATAACGATCCTTCGGTGTTTGAAATGACGATTGGACAAGGATTTCAAGGAGAGTATCAAGTTACTAATGGTTATGGTCCTCTGAAAGCACCAAAAATCATGAAA GATCATTGGGACACATTCATAGTGGAAAAAGACTTTAGTTTTATAGCGGATAGTGGATTAAACGCTGTGAGGATTCCGGTAGGGTGGTGGACAGCCAAagatccaacaccaccaaaaccTTACGTAGGAGGATCGTTGGAAGTCCTTGATAGGGCCTTCTTATGGGCAAA GAAATATAATTTGAAGGTGATTTTGGATCTACATGCTGCGCCAGGGTCACAAAATGGTTTTGAGCATAGCTCTACTCGTGATGGTTCTGTTGAATGGGGCCAAACCGATGAATCCATAGAAGAATCGGTTCGCGTCATAGAGTTCTATACTGCTAG GTATGCGACAAATCCAAGTTTATATGCAGTTGAGCTCATAAACGAGCCTAATGCATTTGGAGTCTCGCTAAGCGTGTTGACAAAGTTTTACAATGATGCATATACAGTTGTTCGAAGGCATGCTCCCAATGCTTTCGTAATTCTATCGAACCGGCTTAGTGGAGAACCAAAAGAGCTTTTTCCTCTTGCAAGCGGCATGAAGGACGTGGTCATTGATGTTCATTACTACAATCTTTTTTGGGATATTTTCAATGACATGACTATCGACCAAAACATCGATTTTATCAAAACAAACCGTTCTGCTGAGCTACAAGACATCACGACATCAAATGGACCACTAACTTTTGTTG GGGAATGGGTGGCTGAGTGGCAAGTAAGAGGAGCTACTAAAGAGGACTATCAACGATTTTCAGAAGCTCAACTACAAGTGTGGGGGCAAGCTAGCTTTGGGTGGGCTTATTGGTcacttaaaaacatcaacaacaATTGGAGCATGGATTGGATGATAAAAAATGGCTACATTAACCTTTAG